The following coding sequences lie in one Equus asinus isolate D_3611 breed Donkey chromosome 1, EquAss-T2T_v2, whole genome shotgun sequence genomic window:
- the NUP42 gene encoding nucleoporin NUP42 isoform X2, translated as MEVWESSGQWMFSVYSPVKKKSNISGFTDISPEELRLEYHNFLTSNNLQSYLNSVQQLINQWRNRVNELKSLNTSTKIALLSEVKDGVNQAAPTFGFGSRQTVTFGSPGFPVNNSSSGSAQNFSFKPSSGFAAATSGSASVSQNTPAFGAAPSASSAITTSTPAFGFRKPEITSAASFSFKSPAASGFGLPRFSGFPASMAAGPVGVPVAPAFGSSSSVAGFGGAGSRSHTAFSKSSGDAFGISSMSASLPVSSGSTTTDNVLFTPKDQLTAEELEQFQSKKFTLGKIPLKPPPVELLNI; from the exons ATGGAAGTTTGGGAATCATCAGGGCAGTGgatgttttctgtttattcacCAGTGAAAAAGAAATCTAATATTTCAG GTTTTACAGACATTTCACCAGAGGAGTTGAGGCTTGAATACCATAACTTCTTAACCAGCAATAACTTACAGAGTTAT CTAAATTCCGTCCAACAGTTAATAAATCAGTGGAGGAACAGGGTAAATGAATTGAAAAGTCTAAATACATCAACTAAAATAGCTTTG CTCTCCGAGGTAAAGGATGGAGTAAATCAAGCAGCACCTACATTTGGATTTGGCAGTAGGCAAACAGTAACATTTGGGTCACCAG GTTTTCCAGTGAATAACAGCAGCAGTGGTAGTGCTcagaattttagttttaaaccaaGCTCCGGATTTGCCGCTGCCACTTCTGGAAGCGCTTCTGTGTCCCAGAATACTCCAGCATTTGGAGCTGCACCCTCTGCCAGTTCTGCCATCACTACTTCTACTCCAGCTTTTGGATTTAGAAAACCTGAAATCACATCTGctgcttcattttcatttaaaagccCTGCAGCTTCTGGTTTTGGATTGCCCAGATTTTCAGGATTTCCAGCTTCCATGGCAGCAGGCCCCGTGGGAGTTCCCGTGGCCCCAGCCTTTGGAAGCAGCAGTTCTGTGGCTGGTTTTGGTGGCGCAGGCTCCCGTTCTCACACTGCTTTTTCCAAGTCATCCGGTGATGCCTTTGGAATTAGCAGCatgtctgcctctctccctgtctcaAGTGGCAGCACCACCACAGATAATGTGTTATTCACACCCAAGGATCAACTGACAGCAGAAGAACTGGAGCAATTTCAATCCAAGAAATTTACTCTGGGAAAAATTCCATTAAAGCCACCACCTGTGGaacttctaaatatttaa
- the NUP42 gene encoding nucleoporin NUP42 isoform X1, whose amino-acid sequence MTICQFFLQGRCRFGNRCWNEHPGSGGAVGGRQPQPSGSNRRGWNTTSQRYSNVIQPSSFSKSTPWGGSRDQEKPSFGSFDSGASTSRNRGFALSQNPFASPSSDEDKDEKKLLEGIVKDMEVWESSGQWMFSVYSPVKKKSNISGFTDISPEELRLEYHNFLTSNNLQSYLNSVQQLINQWRNRVNELKSLNTSTKIALLSEVKDGVNQAAPTFGFGSRQTVTFGSPGFPVNNSSSGSAQNFSFKPSSGFAAATSGSASVSQNTPAFGAAPSASSAITTSTPAFGFRKPEITSAASFSFKSPAASGFGLPRFSGFPASMAAGPVGVPVAPAFGSSSSVAGFGGAGSRSHTAFSKSSGDAFGISSMSASLPVSSGSTTTDNVLFTPKDQLTAEELEQFQSKKFTLGKIPLKPPPVELLNI is encoded by the exons ATGACCATTTGTCAGTTCTTCCTTCAAGGCCGGTGCCGCTTTGGAAACCGGTGCTGGAACGAACATCCCGGCTCCGGGGGTGCGGTCGGAGGACGGCAGCCACAGCCCTCAG gtagTAACAGACGTGGATGGAATACCACCAGCCAGAGATATTCCAATGTTATCCAGCCATCCAGTTTCTCCAAATCCACACCATGGGGGGGCAGCAGAGATCAAGAAAAGCCATCTTTCGGTTCTTTTGATTCTGGAGCTTCAACTAGTAGGAACAGGGGGTTTGCATTGTCTCAGAATCCATTTGCTTCACCTAGCTCTGATgaagacaaagatgaaaagaaacttCT ggaaggaATTGTAAAAGATATGGAAGTTTGGGAATCATCAGGGCAGTGgatgttttctgtttattcacCAGTGAAAAAGAAATCTAATATTTCAG GTTTTACAGACATTTCACCAGAGGAGTTGAGGCTTGAATACCATAACTTCTTAACCAGCAATAACTTACAGAGTTAT CTAAATTCCGTCCAACAGTTAATAAATCAGTGGAGGAACAGGGTAAATGAATTGAAAAGTCTAAATACATCAACTAAAATAGCTTTG CTCTCCGAGGTAAAGGATGGAGTAAATCAAGCAGCACCTACATTTGGATTTGGCAGTAGGCAAACAGTAACATTTGGGTCACCAG GTTTTCCAGTGAATAACAGCAGCAGTGGTAGTGCTcagaattttagttttaaaccaaGCTCCGGATTTGCCGCTGCCACTTCTGGAAGCGCTTCTGTGTCCCAGAATACTCCAGCATTTGGAGCTGCACCCTCTGCCAGTTCTGCCATCACTACTTCTACTCCAGCTTTTGGATTTAGAAAACCTGAAATCACATCTGctgcttcattttcatttaaaagccCTGCAGCTTCTGGTTTTGGATTGCCCAGATTTTCAGGATTTCCAGCTTCCATGGCAGCAGGCCCCGTGGGAGTTCCCGTGGCCCCAGCCTTTGGAAGCAGCAGTTCTGTGGCTGGTTTTGGTGGCGCAGGCTCCCGTTCTCACACTGCTTTTTCCAAGTCATCCGGTGATGCCTTTGGAATTAGCAGCatgtctgcctctctccctgtctcaAGTGGCAGCACCACCACAGATAATGTGTTATTCACACCCAAGGATCAACTGACAGCAGAAGAACTGGAGCAATTTCAATCCAAGAAATTTACTCTGGGAAAAATTCCATTAAAGCCACCACCTGTGGaacttctaaatatttaa